Proteins from a genomic interval of Syngnathus typhle isolate RoL2023-S1 ecotype Sweden linkage group LG15, RoL_Styp_1.0, whole genome shotgun sequence:
- the ap4m1 gene encoding AP-4 complex subunit mu-1 — translation MISQVFILSSKGDRLVYKDFRGEIGSDAVGLFYDKVTALTGDQPPVVMTHRSIHFVHVWQGGLYLVATTTAADSSPFAVIDFLNRLAALIKDYCGALSEKTVQMNFALIYELLDEMLDYGYVQSTSCDVLKNFIQTEAQSSRPFSLLDLANVGLFGADTQQSKVAPSSAATRPLQGGKSEIFVDIVERMSVVMSSNGMSMKAEVEGEVKVKCFLPGCSEIRIGLNEDLSVGSSHLAGYGGAVRVDECAFHPAVRLDDFEAHRILRLSPSQGEQSVMQYRLADRLPLAPPFRLFPTIEKDNAGRLLMFFKLRCNLPPKSSAVNVSASVRVPKGCISLSQELSSPDQSAELQPHKRAVIWKIPRFPGGTQLSASFKLDIPGLSSASTMEVGPVGMTFELPKVTASGLHVRFLRLAPAQHRGPAQRWVRYVTHSDSYAIRI, via the exons ATGATCTCGCAGGTCTTCATCTTGTCATCCAAAGGCGACCGCCTCGTCTATAAAGATT TCCGAGGAGAGATCGGGAGTGATGCCGTCGGCCTTTTTTATGACAAAGTGACAGCATTGACTGGAGACCAACCTcctgttgtcatg ACGCACAGAAGCATCCACTTCGTGCACGTGTGGCAGGGAGGACTGTACCTGGTCGCCACCACCACCGCAGCAGACTCTTCTCCCTTCGCCGTCATCGACTTCCTCAACAG GTTGGCTGCTCTCATCAAAGATTACTGTGGCGCTCTGTCGGAGAAGACGGTGCAGATGAACTTCGCGCTCATCTACGAACTTCTGGATGAGATGCTG GATTACGGCTATGTGCAGTCCACATCCTGTGACGTCCTGAAGAACTTCATCCAGACGGAGGCGCAGTCGTCACGACCCTTCAGCTTGTTGGACCTCGCCAATGTGGGGCTG TTTGGAGCCGACACGCAGCAGAGCAAAGTGGCACCCAGTTCTGCTGCCACCAGGCCTTTGCAG GGAGGGAAAAGCGAGATCTTTGTGGATATCGTAGAAAGGATGTCTGTCGTCATGAGCTCCAAT GGCATGTCGATGAAGGCGGAGGTGGAGGGTGAGGTCAAGGTCAAGTGTTTCCTACCTGGCTGCTCGG AGATTCGCATCGGCCTCAACGAGGACCTCAGCGTGGGCAGCTCGCATCTTGCAG GTTACGGCGGGGCGGTCCGCGTGGACGAGTGCGCCTTCCACCCGGCGGTCCGACTGGACGACTTTGAGGCCCACCGCATCCTGCGACTCAGCCCCAGCCAGGGAGAG CAAAGCGTCATGCAGTACCGACTGGCCGACCGTCTGCCCTTAGCCCCGCCCTTCCGACTCTTTCCCACCATTGAGAAAGACAACGCAGGAAG GCTGCTGATGTTCTTCAAGCTACGCTGCAACTTGCCGCCCAAAAG CTCGGCGGTCAACGTGAGCGCCAGCGTCCGCGTACCCAAAGGCTGCATCAG TTTGTCGCAGGAGCTCAGCAGTCCCGATCAGAGCGCCGAGCTGCAGCCGCACAAACGAGCCGTCATCTGGAAGATTCCGCGCTTTCCCGGGGGCACGCAGCTGTCGGCCAGCTTCAAG CTGGACATTCCCGGCCTAAGCTCCGCCTCCACAATGGAGGTCGGTCCGGTGGGTATGACCTTCGAGCTCCCCAAAGTGACGGCCAGCGGCCTCCACGTGCGCTTCCTGCGGCTGGCGCCCGCGCAACATCGCGGACCCGCCCAGCGCTGGGTGCGCTACGTCACGCACTCTGACTCGTACGCCATCCGCATCTGA
- the rbmx2 gene encoding RNA-binding motif protein, X-linked 2, protein MNPLTKIKLINELNEREANLGINEKASWHSEYKDSAWVFIGGFPYELSEGDVICVFSQYGEIVNINLVRDKKTGKSKGFCFLCYEDQRSTILAVDNLNGIKIKGRTIRVDHVRDYRPPKDHEDIDDVTRQLREQGCAPSINHDPPSSPSPEEVIIPTKKSKKDKKEKKKEKKKKKKASRESSSSSSSSSASPPPVAAIRVKEEKEDSVYDKYNHRRAPVKEDRGNGEKRREDDERRKGNEEKRRRGDDEERRRGDDERRRGDDERRRQHEERRWRDDERYRR, encoded by the exons ATGAA tcCACTGACCAAAATAAAGCTGATCAATGAGCTCAATGAGCGGGAAGCTAACCTGGGGATCAATGAGAAGGCTTCTTGGCACAGCGAGTACAAGGACAGCGCCTGGGTATTTATAG GAGGTTTCCCGTACGAACTGAGCGAAGGCGACGTCATCTGCGTCTTCTCGCA ATATGGTGAGATCGTCAACATCAATCTGGTGCGAGACAAGAAGACGGGCAAATCCAAAGGCTTCTGCTTCCTGTGCTACGAGGACCAGAGGAGCACCATCTTGGCGGTGGACAACTTAAACGGCATCAAG ATCAAAGGTCGCACCATCCGTGTGGACCACGTCCGGGACTATCGCCCGCCCAAAGACCACGAAGACATTGATGACGTGACGCGGCAACTCAGGGAGCAAGGATGCGCTCCCTCCATCAACCACGACCCGCCTTCCTCCCCGTCACCTGAGGAAGTCATCATCCCAACCAAGAAGAGTAAGAAAG AtaagaaagagaagaagaaggagaaaaagaaaaagaagaaagctAGCCGAgaatcgtcatcatcatcatcatcatcctctgcttctcctcctcctgttgCTGCCATTCGAGtgaaagaggagaaggaggacagCGTCTATGACAAGTACAACCACAGGAGGGCGCCAGTCAAGGAGGACAGGGGAAATGGAGAGAAGAGGCGAGAAGATGACGAGAGAAGAAAAGGAAACGAGGAAAAAAGGAGACGAGGGGATGACGAAGAGAGAAGGCGAGGAGACGACGAGAGGAGACGAGGAGACGACGAGAGGAGACGACAACACGAGGAGAGAAGATGGCGAGACGACGAGAGGTATAGAAGGTGA